The genomic region TTGCGGGCCTCATCGGGCGACCAGAGCTTCGCGCGGTAGTTCACGTCGAACGCGGTCATGGTCCCCGCCTTCTTGGCGGCCTGGAGCAGGTTCGCGGTCGTCTCACGCGACGTGCTCGACAGTGCGGGCGTGATACCCGTGGTGAAGAACGCGCTCGCGTTCTGGATGCGGTCGACGTTGAACTCCTGGGCCTCGGCCTGCGAGATGACGGAGTTCGCGCGGTCGTAGACGACGTTCGTCCCGCGGGGCTTGCCCGCCTGTTCGAGGTAGTACGTGCCGACGCGGCCCTCGTCCGCCCAGACCACGTCCACGTCGATGTCGTGCTTTCGGACGCCGCTCGCGACACGTCGACCCGGCGGTGTGTCCGGGAGCTTCGACATCCAGGACGTGACCGCGCCCAGTCGCTCGGCCGCAATGGCCGTGTTCGACTCGGCACCGGCCGCGTGGACCTCCAGCGACTCGGCCATCTCGACGCGCTCTTGCCCCGGCGGCGAGAGCCGCAGCATCGTCTCTCCGAAGGTTACGAGATCGTCACTCATAGCTGGCCGCAGGGCACCCCCACAGTTTCGCTCACGTGAATCATACTCGCGTGAACGAACGGGTCGGGTATAAGTGTCCCCTCCTCAGCCGGAAAGAATTGCGCCGTCGTCGTCCAGTTCGACAGACACCTCCCGGTCGAAGGCGGCCATCACCCCGCAGTTGGTCTCGACGTGCTCCGTGACCGCGGGGATGCGGACCTCACCGCCGGCCAGTGCGAGGGGCAGGACCAGCTGGTCCGCGAGGAACTCGTCGACGGCCGCACTGCTGGCGTGGAAGTCGGTGACGGCCTCGGCGGCGGCTTTGCCGACCTCTTCGGCGGGCTTGCCCGGTTCCCCGAGCGCGTCGAAGCCCACCATCGTCTGCTCGTAGTCGAGGCGCACGCAGACTGCGGTCCCGGTGCTGGGCGAGTCGGCGGTCCGGACGACGCGCTCTCTGAGGGGCACGTCTGATTCCTCACCGAAGTCGGGCACCGCGGCCGTCGCCTGTCGGGCCGCCACGTCCGCGTTCGAGAGGTCCGCAGACTCCGTCGAATAGACACGAACACCCTGGAGGTCGCCCCGCTCGCGCAGGTGAATCGGGTCGAGCGACGAGGGCGCGAGGTGCAGGGTCGCCTCGCCGCCACCGCGGGGATAGAACCCTGGTCGGGCCTCCTCGACCGCCGCGAGCAGGCCGAACCGACGCATCGTGGGCAGTTTGACGTGCTGGTAGTACGCCATCGAGGGCGACCACTTC from Haloarchaeobius sp. HME9146 harbors:
- the kdgK1 gene encoding bifunctional 2-dehydro-3-deoxygluconokinase/2-dehydro-3-deoxygalactonokinase translates to MSDDLVTFGETMLRLSPPGQERVEMAESLEVHAAGAESNTAIAAERLGAVTSWMSKLPDTPPGRRVASGVRKHDIDVDVVWADEGRVGTYYLEQAGKPRGTNVVYDRANSVISQAEAQEFNVDRIQNASAFFTTGITPALSSTSRETTANLLQAAKKAGTMTAFDVNYRAKLWSPDEARKTLTKLFQLIDVLIIGMKDAETVLDYDGQPAQLAHHLASEFDFRSVVVTRGANGALAWNDNVIHEQKAFETDTHDAIGSGDSFTGAFLARRLSGDSVPRALEYATATAALKRTIPGDVATVTKREVEAVINENTGAISR
- the rtcA gene encoding RNA 3'-terminal phosphate cyclase, with product MREVDGQDGGGQILRSALTLSALTGDPVTIENIRGSRPTPGLKPQHLAGVEAIASVCDATVEGAGEGSEKLVFEPKRPRPGHYEVSVGTAGSITLVFETLLPLATAIDGHLSVTVSGGTDVKWSPSMAYYQHVKLPTMRRFGLLAAVEEARPGFYPRGGGEATLHLAPSSLDPIHLRERGDLQGVRVYSTESADLSNADVAARQATAAVPDFGEESDVPLRERVVRTADSPSTGTAVCVRLDYEQTMVGFDALGEPGKPAEEVGKAAAEAVTDFHASSAAVDEFLADQLVLPLALAGGEVRIPAVTEHVETNCGVMAAFDREVSVELDDDGAILSG